In one Ralstonia pickettii genomic region, the following are encoded:
- a CDS encoding sensor domain-containing diguanylate cyclase yields MPLQRATGALLRRPSLLIIGASALSLVLAALTALSLWEMRSDALARARDAADNLALILQRDIARNIEVYDLSLQAVIDGVRDPAMLALPPNVRQLVLFDRSTNAQDLGSLLVTDKAGDVVIDSHSVPPRHIYLGDRDYFLVHQASDDVGLYISEPFIPRANGLERSLGLSRRLNGPHGEFNGIVVGTLRLNYFRRLFDGINLGPHATVTLIRTDGTLLMRRPYNEKLIGRNLADATAFQKRLLAPEGSYVDIAGIDGIERLFSFRHIGDHPLIVTVGLATEDIYAEWWRRAWVISGIVLMLDAVFIVLSFLFAQQLRKRLEMEQQLHLLANTDSLTGLGTRRALDSALDVEWRRANRHHTPMAVLMIDVDDFKPYNDRYGHAAGDTALRTVARCINDSIKRPGDFAGRYGGEEFCAVLPNTDLSGAVRVAEAIRAAVLAADEPNAGSAYGKLTVSIGVAVHSGVAAEDDTLEDLVRLADGRLYEAKAAGRNVVLPRQERPKLAVV; encoded by the coding sequence ATGCCTTTACAGCGCGCCACTGGTGCACTCCTGCGGCGGCCTTCTCTGCTGATCATCGGCGCGTCGGCGCTGTCGCTGGTGCTGGCCGCGCTGACCGCGCTCTCGCTCTGGGAAATGCGCTCGGACGCACTGGCCCGCGCGCGCGATGCCGCCGACAACCTCGCGCTGATCCTGCAGCGCGACATCGCCCGGAACATCGAGGTGTACGACCTCTCGCTGCAGGCCGTGATCGACGGCGTACGCGACCCCGCCATGCTGGCGCTGCCGCCCAACGTTCGCCAGCTCGTGCTGTTCGACCGTTCGACCAATGCGCAGGACCTGGGCTCGCTGCTGGTGACCGACAAGGCCGGCGACGTGGTCATCGATTCGCACTCGGTGCCGCCCCGGCACATTTACCTCGGTGACCGCGATTATTTCCTAGTACATCAAGCCTCCGACGACGTCGGGCTGTATATCAGCGAGCCGTTCATCCCTCGCGCGAACGGCCTCGAGCGATCGCTGGGACTCAGCCGGCGCCTGAACGGCCCGCACGGCGAATTCAACGGCATCGTGGTCGGTACGCTGCGGCTGAACTACTTTCGGCGGCTGTTCGATGGCATCAACCTGGGGCCCCACGCCACCGTCACGCTGATCCGCACCGACGGCACGCTGCTCATGCGGCGCCCGTACAACGAAAAGCTCATCGGCCGCAACCTGGCCGATGCCACCGCGTTCCAGAAGCGGCTGCTCGCACCAGAAGGCTCGTATGTGGACATCGCGGGCATTGACGGTATCGAGAGGCTGTTCAGCTTCCGCCATATCGGCGACCACCCGCTGATCGTCACCGTTGGCCTTGCCACCGAAGACATCTACGCTGAATGGTGGCGGCGCGCGTGGGTGATCAGCGGCATCGTGCTGATGCTTGACGCGGTGTTCATCGTGCTGTCATTCCTCTTTGCGCAGCAGCTGCGCAAGCGGCTCGAGATGGAGCAGCAATTGCATCTGCTGGCCAATACCGACAGCCTGACCGGACTTGGCACGCGCCGCGCCTTGGATTCCGCCCTCGACGTGGAGTGGCGCCGCGCCAATCGGCATCACACCCCGATGGCGGTGCTGATGATCGACGTTGACGACTTCAAACCCTACAACGACAGGTACGGCCACGCCGCCGGCGACACCGCCCTGCGCACGGTGGCACGCTGCATCAACGACAGCATCAAGCGCCCCGGCGACTTTGCCGGCCGCTACGGCGGCGAGGAGTTCTGCGCCGTGCTCCCCAATACGGACCTCAGCGGCGCCGTGCGCGTGGCTGAAGCCATTCGGGCCGCTGTCTTGGCCGCTGACGAGCCCAACGCGGGAAGCGCATACGGCAAGCTGACGGTGAGCATCGGCGTGGCCGTGCATTCGGGCGTGGCCGCCGAAGACGACACGCTGGAAGACCTCGTTCGGCTGGCCGACGGACGGCTGTATGAAGCCAAGGCCGCCGGCCGCAACGTGGTCCTGCCCAGGCAGGAGCGGCCCAAGCTGGCTGTCGTCTAG
- a CDS encoding amino acid permease, with protein sequence MTKATGSFEALAAREGGLQHRLSSAQLTMIAIGSAIGTGLFLGSGAAIQLAGPGVIASYAIGAFIALLLMGCLAEMVVAHPTTGSFGAYAEHYVSPLAGFLVRYAYWAAVVFVIGAEVTAVAVYMGYWFPGVPAWVWIVGFSAVLVWINASSVEVFGVAEYWCSMIKVVAIVAFLAVASYAIHRAPDDGPIGFHNYVSAGGFLPHGWNGVWFGAVVSIFSFFGIELIAVAAGEAREPEAAAASAFRSTLFRLVFFYLCTLALMLAVVPWQQAGTGKSPFVRVMEILGIAGGAGVMNFVVLTAALSSMNAQLYVSTRMLFSLARGGQAPKALGAVSQRGVPLRALAVSSSGAALAAVLSVVLPGQSFLLMMSLAMFGALFTWLVIFVTHARFRRTAQREGRALRFRMWGFPVLTTLGAIAMAVIIVSTAWMPDFRMTLVVGVPFLVVLAVVFRWVRGRQ encoded by the coding sequence ATGACCAAGGCCACCGGCAGCTTCGAAGCGCTGGCCGCACGCGAAGGCGGCCTGCAGCACCGCCTCTCTTCTGCGCAACTCACCATGATCGCCATCGGCAGTGCGATCGGCACCGGCCTGTTCCTGGGCAGCGGGGCGGCCATTCAGTTGGCCGGCCCGGGCGTGATCGCCAGCTACGCCATCGGGGCGTTCATCGCCCTGCTGCTCATGGGGTGCCTGGCCGAGATGGTTGTCGCCCATCCCACTACCGGTTCGTTCGGCGCGTATGCCGAGCACTACGTGAGCCCGCTTGCCGGTTTCCTCGTGCGCTATGCGTACTGGGCGGCAGTGGTCTTCGTGATCGGCGCCGAAGTGACCGCGGTGGCGGTTTACATGGGGTACTGGTTTCCGGGTGTGCCGGCGTGGGTGTGGATCGTCGGGTTTTCGGCCGTGCTGGTGTGGATCAATGCAAGCAGCGTCGAGGTGTTTGGCGTGGCCGAATATTGGTGCTCGATGATCAAGGTGGTGGCCATCGTCGCGTTCCTGGCGGTGGCGAGCTACGCCATCCATCGCGCACCCGATGACGGCCCGATCGGCTTTCACAACTACGTGAGCGCGGGCGGCTTTCTGCCGCACGGATGGAATGGCGTGTGGTTCGGCGCGGTGGTCAGCATCTTCAGCTTCTTCGGCATCGAGCTGATTGCCGTGGCCGCCGGCGAGGCGCGCGAGCCGGAAGCTGCCGCCGCCAGCGCATTCCGTTCAACGCTGTTCCGGCTGGTGTTCTTCTACCTCTGCACGTTGGCACTGATGCTCGCCGTCGTGCCTTGGCAGCAGGCCGGCACGGGCAAGAGCCCCTTCGTGCGGGTGATGGAAATCCTCGGTATCGCCGGTGGCGCGGGCGTGATGAACTTCGTGGTGCTGACGGCCGCGCTGTCGTCGATGAACGCGCAACTGTATGTATCGACGCGCATGCTGTTCAGCCTCGCGCGGGGCGGGCAGGCGCCCAAGGCGTTGGGCGCGGTGAGCCAACGCGGCGTGCCGCTGCGCGCGCTGGCGGTGTCCAGTTCCGGTGCAGCATTGGCGGCCGTGCTGAGCGTGGTGCTGCCCGGGCAATCGTTCCTGTTGATGATGTCGCTAGCGATGTTCGGTGCGCTGTTTACGTGGCTCGTCATCTTTGTCACGCACGCGCGCTTCCGGCGCACGGCGCAGCGCGAAGGCCGCGCACTGCGCTTTCGCATGTGGGGTTTTCCGGTACTGACCACGCTTGGCGCGATCGCCATGGCGGTCATCATCGTCAGCACCGCGTGGATGCCCGATTTTCGGATGACGCTGGTGGTGGGGGTGCCATTTTTGGTGGTGCTGGCGGTGGTGTTTCGGTGGGTGCGCGGCCGGCAGTGA
- a CDS encoding amidohydrolase family protein, whose amino-acid sequence MRAFSRRRFLQMAGASAVAAAVPGLTEAEELWSSGSATPTFKLPAGAVDCHMHIYDDRFPSAPGTTLRPPNASIEQYRKVQARLGMQRNVVVTPSTYGTDNRCTLDALKRLGPNARGVAVVDTSVTQAQLAEMHAAGVRAIRFNLSYPGATTVDMLAPLASRIGALGWHIELVVQGAKLPALESHLLALPCPLVIDHIAHVPQPGGMQSDAMRTAQRLVDKGNTWITLSGPYVDSKAGAPAYADVEPVAKAFIDMAPERMLWGTDWPHPTEKAHKPDDATLVDTFATWIDRADWQQMIFVTNPVKLYGF is encoded by the coding sequence ATGCGCGCATTCAGCAGAAGGCGGTTCCTGCAGATGGCGGGTGCCAGTGCCGTGGCGGCCGCTGTTCCGGGGCTTACCGAAGCGGAAGAGCTGTGGTCCAGCGGTAGCGCCACGCCGACATTCAAGCTGCCGGCCGGCGCCGTGGATTGCCACATGCACATCTACGATGACCGATTCCCCAGCGCCCCAGGCACCACGCTGCGTCCGCCCAACGCGAGCATCGAGCAGTACCGCAAGGTGCAGGCCCGTTTGGGCATGCAGCGCAACGTGGTGGTCACGCCGTCGACGTACGGAACGGACAACCGTTGTACGCTGGATGCGCTCAAGCGTCTCGGGCCGAATGCGCGCGGTGTTGCGGTGGTCGATACGTCCGTGACGCAGGCACAGCTTGCCGAAATGCACGCGGCCGGTGTGCGGGCCATCCGCTTCAACCTGAGCTATCCGGGCGCTACCACCGTCGACATGCTCGCGCCGCTGGCGTCCCGCATCGGCGCGCTTGGGTGGCACATCGAACTGGTTGTGCAAGGCGCCAAGCTGCCCGCACTGGAGTCGCATCTGCTTGCGCTGCCATGTCCGCTCGTCATCGACCACATCGCACATGTTCCGCAGCCCGGTGGCATGCAGTCCGACGCTATGCGTACCGCGCAGCGCCTGGTCGACAAGGGGAACACGTGGATCACGCTGTCCGGTCCATATGTCGATTCCAAGGCGGGCGCGCCTGCCTATGCAGACGTAGAGCCAGTGGCGAAGGCATTCATCGACATGGCGCCCGAGCGGATGCTGTGGGGCACCGACTGGCCGCATCCGACCGAGAAGGCGCACAAGCCGGACGATGCCACGCTGGTAGATACGTTTGCCACGTGGATCGACCGTGCGGATTGGCAGCAGATGATCTTTGTGACGAATCCGGTCAAGCTTTACGGCTTTTGA
- a CDS encoding O-acetylhomoserine aminocarboxypropyltransferase/cysteine synthase family protein, which yields MTQQSLTTAPAWKLDTVAVHGGYSADPTTRAVAVPIYQTVAFAFDDTQHGADLFDLKVPGNIYSRIMNPTNDVLEKRIAALEGGIGALALASGQAAVTYAIQTIAEAGDNIVSASTLYGGTYNLFAHTLPLSGITTRFADPRDPASFEALIDDRTKAIFAETVGNPLGNITDIAALAEIAHRHGVPLIVDNTVPTPYLTRPFEHGADIVVHSLTKYLGGHGTSLGGAIVDSGKFPWAKHKARFKRLNEPDVSYHGVVYTEALGDAAYIGRARVVPLRNTGAALSPFNAFLILQGIETLGLRIDRITQNAAQIARHLRGHAKVEWVSHASLDDHPDHALVRKYLSGKAPGLLTFGVKGGFAAGARFQDALQLFTRLVNIGDAKSLATHPASTTHRQLSEAELAKAGVRQETIRLSIGIEHIDDLLADLDQALAQA from the coding sequence ATGACGCAGCAATCGCTCACCACGGCCCCTGCCTGGAAGCTCGACACGGTAGCCGTCCACGGCGGCTACAGCGCCGACCCCACCACGCGCGCGGTGGCCGTGCCGATCTATCAGACCGTCGCGTTCGCGTTTGACGACACGCAGCACGGCGCCGATCTGTTCGACCTGAAGGTGCCGGGCAACATCTACTCCCGCATCATGAACCCGACCAACGATGTGCTGGAGAAGCGCATCGCTGCGCTCGAAGGCGGCATCGGCGCGCTGGCGCTGGCGTCGGGCCAGGCGGCCGTCACATATGCGATCCAGACCATTGCGGAAGCGGGCGACAACATCGTCTCGGCCAGCACGTTGTACGGTGGCACCTACAACCTCTTTGCGCACACGCTGCCGCTGTCGGGCATCACCACGCGGTTTGCCGATCCGCGCGACCCCGCTTCATTCGAAGCGCTGATTGACGATCGCACCAAGGCCATCTTTGCCGAGACCGTCGGCAACCCGCTCGGCAACATCACCGACATTGCCGCGCTGGCCGAGATCGCGCACCGCCACGGCGTGCCGCTCATCGTCGATAACACCGTTCCCACACCGTACCTGACGCGGCCCTTCGAGCACGGCGCCGACATCGTCGTCCATTCGCTGACGAAGTACCTGGGCGGCCACGGCACGAGCCTGGGCGGCGCGATCGTCGATTCGGGCAAGTTTCCGTGGGCCAAGCACAAGGCGCGCTTCAAGCGGCTGAACGAGCCGGACGTCAGCTACCACGGTGTCGTCTATACGGAAGCGCTGGGCGACGCGGCGTATATCGGCCGCGCCCGCGTGGTGCCGCTGCGCAATACCGGGGCGGCGCTGTCGCCGTTCAACGCGTTCCTGATCCTGCAGGGCATCGAAACGCTGGGCCTGCGCATCGACCGCATCACGCAGAACGCCGCGCAGATCGCCCGGCATCTGCGGGGCCACGCCAAGGTGGAGTGGGTCAGCCACGCCAGCCTGGACGATCACCCCGACCACGCGCTCGTGCGCAAGTATCTGTCAGGCAAGGCGCCAGGGTTGCTCACGTTTGGGGTGAAGGGCGGTTTTGCTGCCGGGGCGCGTTTTCAGGATGCACTGCAGTTGTTCACGCGGCTGGTGAACATTGGCGACGCCAAGTCGCTCGCAACCCATCCGGCATCGACCACGCATCGGCAGCTGTCTGAAGCCGAGCTTGCCAAGGCTGGCGTGCGGCAGGAGACGATCCGGCTGTCGATCGGCATCGAGCACATCGATGATCTGCTGGCCGATCTGGATCAGGCGCTGGCGCAGGCTTGA